Proteins encoded together in one Capricornis sumatraensis isolate serow.1 chromosome 3, serow.2, whole genome shotgun sequence window:
- the LYPD6B gene encoding ly6/PLAUR domain-containing protein 6B, with amino-acid sequence MLLLCHVLTVAVVQTFIFSENRVFAKNINFYNVRPPLDPTPFPNSFKCFTCENAGDNYNCNRWAEDKWCPQNTQYCLTVHHFTSHGRSTSITKKCASRSECHFVGCHHSQDSEHTECRSCCEGMICNVELPTNHTNAVFAVMHAQRTSGSGAPALYLPVLAWAFVLPLV; translated from the exons ATGCTGCTCCTCTGTCACGTCCTCACTGTAGCTGTGGTCCAGACTTTTATCTTCTCTGAAAACCGGGTATTTGCCAAGAACATCAACTTCTATAATGTGCGGCCTCCTCTTGATC ctacacCATTTCCAAACAGCTTCAAGTGTTTTACCTGTGAAAATGCAGGGGATAATTATAACTGCAATCGATGGGCAGAAGATAAATGGTGCCCACAAA ATACACAATACTGTTTGACAGTACATCACTTTACCAGTCACGGAAGAAGTACATCCATCACCAAAAAGTGTGCCTCCAGAAGTGAATGTCATTTTGTTGGCTGCCACCACAGCCAAGATTCTGAACACACG GAGTGTAGGTCTTGCTGTGAGGGGATGATCTGCAATGTTGAATTACCCACCAACCACACGAATGCGGTCTTCGCTGTGATGCACGCTCAGAGGACGTCTGGCAGCGGTGCCCCTGCGCTCTACCTACCTGTGCTGGCCTGGGCCTTCGTGCTGCCGTTGGTATAA